The following are encoded together in the Glycine soja cultivar W05 chromosome 5, ASM419377v2, whole genome shotgun sequence genome:
- the LOC114412366 gene encoding phosphoglycerate mutase-like protein 4 isoform X1: MAEFAINNNNNGSHSSINSPHPDYAEIVVVRHGETAWNATAKIQPWYVQISLICKQGHLDVELNENGRQQAAVVADRLSREPKASVIYSSDLKRAFETALIVASKCGGIEVVKDSDLRERHLGDLQGHVFHEIAKTNPTAYKAFVSKNEDQEIPGGGESLVQLYDRSTSALLKIGLKHKGERVIVVSHGGFIRALYKWACPNGKPGKVLNTCVSVFHLYGEDKWTLKVWGDVSHLNETGFLESGFGGDRNSG; the protein is encoded by the exons ATGGCCGAATTtgccatcaacaacaacaacaacggttCCCATTCCAG CATTAACAGCCCCCATCCTGATTATGCGGAGATTGTTGTGGTGCGTCATGGCGAAACAGCTTGGAATGCTACTGCAAAAATCCAG CCTTGGTATGTTCAAATTTCGCTCATATGTAAACAGGGGCACCTGGATGttgaattaaatgaaaatggaaGACAGCAAGCAGCTGTA GTGGCTGATAGACTATCCAGGGAACCTAAGGCCTCTGTTATATATTCTTCTGACTTGAAACGGGCTTTTGAAACAGCACTGATAGTTGCATCCAAGTGTGGAGGGATCGAG GTTGTCAAGGATTCTGACCTACGGGAGAGACACCTAGGGGATCTTCAAGGCCATGTTTTTCATGAAATAGCAAAAACTAATCCCACAGCTTACAAGGCTTTTGTGTCTAAGAACGAAGATCAAGAAATACCA GGTGGTGGAGAAAGTCTTGTTCAACTTTATGATCGCAGCACATCTGCATTGCTTAAAATTGGCTTAAAGCATAAAG GGGAGCGAGTAATTGTTGTCTCTCATGGAGGATTCATCAGAGCCCTTTACAAGTGGGCATGCCCAAATGGTAAGCCTGGGAAGGTACTCAATACATGTGTTAGTGTTTTTCACTTGTACGGTGAGGACAAATGGACCTTAAAAGTGTGGGGTGATGTCAGTCATCTGAACGAAACTGGATTTCTAGAGTCTGGTTTTGGAGGTGATAGAAATTCTGGTTAG
- the LOC114412366 gene encoding phosphoglycerate mutase-like protein 4 isoform X2, translated as MAEFAINNNNNGSHSSPHPDYAEIVVVRHGETAWNATAKIQPWYVQISLICKQGHLDVELNENGRQQAAVVADRLSREPKASVIYSSDLKRAFETALIVASKCGGIEVVKDSDLRERHLGDLQGHVFHEIAKTNPTAYKAFVSKNEDQEIPGGGESLVQLYDRSTSALLKIGLKHKGERVIVVSHGGFIRALYKWACPNGKPGKVLNTCVSVFHLYGEDKWTLKVWGDVSHLNETGFLESGFGGDRNSG; from the exons ATGGCCGAATTtgccatcaacaacaacaacaacggttCCCATTCCAG CCCCCATCCTGATTATGCGGAGATTGTTGTGGTGCGTCATGGCGAAACAGCTTGGAATGCTACTGCAAAAATCCAG CCTTGGTATGTTCAAATTTCGCTCATATGTAAACAGGGGCACCTGGATGttgaattaaatgaaaatggaaGACAGCAAGCAGCTGTA GTGGCTGATAGACTATCCAGGGAACCTAAGGCCTCTGTTATATATTCTTCTGACTTGAAACGGGCTTTTGAAACAGCACTGATAGTTGCATCCAAGTGTGGAGGGATCGAG GTTGTCAAGGATTCTGACCTACGGGAGAGACACCTAGGGGATCTTCAAGGCCATGTTTTTCATGAAATAGCAAAAACTAATCCCACAGCTTACAAGGCTTTTGTGTCTAAGAACGAAGATCAAGAAATACCA GGTGGTGGAGAAAGTCTTGTTCAACTTTATGATCGCAGCACATCTGCATTGCTTAAAATTGGCTTAAAGCATAAAG GGGAGCGAGTAATTGTTGTCTCTCATGGAGGATTCATCAGAGCCCTTTACAAGTGGGCATGCCCAAATGGTAAGCCTGGGAAGGTACTCAATACATGTGTTAGTGTTTTTCACTTGTACGGTGAGGACAAATGGACCTTAAAAGTGTGGGGTGATGTCAGTCATCTGAACGAAACTGGATTTCTAGAGTCTGGTTTTGGAGGTGATAGAAATTCTGGTTAG
- the LOC114412366 gene encoding phosphoglycerate mutase-like protein 4 isoform X3: MAEFAINNNNNGSHSSINSPHPDYAEIVVVRHGETAWNATAKIQGHLDVELNENGRQQAAVVADRLSREPKASVIYSSDLKRAFETALIVASKCGGIEVVKDSDLRERHLGDLQGHVFHEIAKTNPTAYKAFVSKNEDQEIPGGGESLVQLYDRSTSALLKIGLKHKGERVIVVSHGGFIRALYKWACPNGKPGKVLNTCVSVFHLYGEDKWTLKVWGDVSHLNETGFLESGFGGDRNSG, translated from the exons ATGGCCGAATTtgccatcaacaacaacaacaacggttCCCATTCCAG CATTAACAGCCCCCATCCTGATTATGCGGAGATTGTTGTGGTGCGTCATGGCGAAACAGCTTGGAATGCTACTGCAAAAATCCAG GGGCACCTGGATGttgaattaaatgaaaatggaaGACAGCAAGCAGCTGTA GTGGCTGATAGACTATCCAGGGAACCTAAGGCCTCTGTTATATATTCTTCTGACTTGAAACGGGCTTTTGAAACAGCACTGATAGTTGCATCCAAGTGTGGAGGGATCGAG GTTGTCAAGGATTCTGACCTACGGGAGAGACACCTAGGGGATCTTCAAGGCCATGTTTTTCATGAAATAGCAAAAACTAATCCCACAGCTTACAAGGCTTTTGTGTCTAAGAACGAAGATCAAGAAATACCA GGTGGTGGAGAAAGTCTTGTTCAACTTTATGATCGCAGCACATCTGCATTGCTTAAAATTGGCTTAAAGCATAAAG GGGAGCGAGTAATTGTTGTCTCTCATGGAGGATTCATCAGAGCCCTTTACAAGTGGGCATGCCCAAATGGTAAGCCTGGGAAGGTACTCAATACATGTGTTAGTGTTTTTCACTTGTACGGTGAGGACAAATGGACCTTAAAAGTGTGGGGTGATGTCAGTCATCTGAACGAAACTGGATTTCTAGAGTCTGGTTTTGGAGGTGATAGAAATTCTGGTTAG
- the LOC114412365 gene encoding uncharacterized protein LOC114412365 isoform X1, protein MAVLPPICVVGSVAWFAVVPLICFHVVEWHQPDRVLRQFGLQQLIPGCPSQPQNLHGITLKGKQDENWFHLLAPIIGQWNNQAEFRVDVYPRQEGLLGYNSDYMVWYRRKTKIFVDPNNANTTALLQGEVVETLQYMVSPQGRNTWTVDDLVPYVDKLAIISEEQERITEPVSHGPASEREFPAPEFHILQSSVETRGIGRRREPVEAEQYSQQMMERGHGMYYTPATFSEYPSQMYQYPFAGHHTDTSETSHSFGGVAETQPHFSWPTMTPS, encoded by the exons ATGGCAGTGTTGCCTCCAATTTGTGTGGTTGGAAGTGTAGCCTGGTTTGCGGTGGTGCCACtgatttgtttccatgttgttgagtggcaccaacccgatAGAGTTTTACGACAATTTGGATTGCAACAACTCATTCCCGGGTGTCCTTCGCAACCGCAGAATCTCCATGGCATAACACTCAAAGGAAAACAAGATGAGAATTGGTTCCACCTGTTGGCCCCAATCATTGGTCAGTGGAACAATCAAGCAGAGTTTAGGGTCGACGTTTATCCTCGACAGGAGGGCCTACTGGGTTATAACTCGGACTACATGGTGTGGTATAGGCGTAAAACAAAGATATTTGTCGAcccaaacaatgcaaacacAACTGCATTG TTGCAGGGTGAAGTTGTGGAGACTTTACAAtatatggtgtcaccacaagggAGGAACACGTGGACGGTTGATGATCTTGTGCCTTACGTCGATAAGTTAGCGATTATATctgaagagcaagagagaatcactgagccagtgtcacatggtccagcatcagAGCGTGAATTCCCAGCCCCAGAGTTTCACAttcttcagtcaagtgttgaaactcgggGCATAGGCAGACGAAGGGAGCCTGTTGAAGCCGAAcaatattcccaacaaatgaTGGAGCGTggtcatggaatgtattacacgccagcAACATTTTCCGAATATCCttcacagatgtatcagtatccttttgCAGGTCATCATACTGATACTTCTGAGACCTCACATTCGTtcggtggtgttgcggaaacacaacctcatttttcatggcccactATGACTCCTTCATAG
- the LOC114412366 gene encoding phosphoglycerate mutase-like protein 4 isoform X4: MAEFAINNNNNGSHSSPHPDYAEIVVVRHGETAWNATAKIQGHLDVELNENGRQQAAVVADRLSREPKASVIYSSDLKRAFETALIVASKCGGIEVVKDSDLRERHLGDLQGHVFHEIAKTNPTAYKAFVSKNEDQEIPGGGESLVQLYDRSTSALLKIGLKHKGERVIVVSHGGFIRALYKWACPNGKPGKVLNTCVSVFHLYGEDKWTLKVWGDVSHLNETGFLESGFGGDRNSG, translated from the exons ATGGCCGAATTtgccatcaacaacaacaacaacggttCCCATTCCAG CCCCCATCCTGATTATGCGGAGATTGTTGTGGTGCGTCATGGCGAAACAGCTTGGAATGCTACTGCAAAAATCCAG GGGCACCTGGATGttgaattaaatgaaaatggaaGACAGCAAGCAGCTGTA GTGGCTGATAGACTATCCAGGGAACCTAAGGCCTCTGTTATATATTCTTCTGACTTGAAACGGGCTTTTGAAACAGCACTGATAGTTGCATCCAAGTGTGGAGGGATCGAG GTTGTCAAGGATTCTGACCTACGGGAGAGACACCTAGGGGATCTTCAAGGCCATGTTTTTCATGAAATAGCAAAAACTAATCCCACAGCTTACAAGGCTTTTGTGTCTAAGAACGAAGATCAAGAAATACCA GGTGGTGGAGAAAGTCTTGTTCAACTTTATGATCGCAGCACATCTGCATTGCTTAAAATTGGCTTAAAGCATAAAG GGGAGCGAGTAATTGTTGTCTCTCATGGAGGATTCATCAGAGCCCTTTACAAGTGGGCATGCCCAAATGGTAAGCCTGGGAAGGTACTCAATACATGTGTTAGTGTTTTTCACTTGTACGGTGAGGACAAATGGACCTTAAAAGTGTGGGGTGATGTCAGTCATCTGAACGAAACTGGATTTCTAGAGTCTGGTTTTGGAGGTGATAGAAATTCTGGTTAG
- the LOC114412365 gene encoding uncharacterized protein LOC114412365 isoform X2, with protein MAVLPPICVVGSVAWFAVVPLICFHVVEWHQPDRVLRQFGLQQLIPGCPSQPQNLHGITLKGKQDENWFHLLAPIIGQWNNQAEFRVDVYPRQEGLLGYNSDYMVWYRRKTKIFVDPNNANTTALGEVVETLQYMVSPQGRNTWTVDDLVPYVDKLAIISEEQERITEPVSHGPASEREFPAPEFHILQSSVETRGIGRRREPVEAEQYSQQMMERGHGMYYTPATFSEYPSQMYQYPFAGHHTDTSETSHSFGGVAETQPHFSWPTMTPS; from the exons ATGGCAGTGTTGCCTCCAATTTGTGTGGTTGGAAGTGTAGCCTGGTTTGCGGTGGTGCCACtgatttgtttccatgttgttgagtggcaccaacccgatAGAGTTTTACGACAATTTGGATTGCAACAACTCATTCCCGGGTGTCCTTCGCAACCGCAGAATCTCCATGGCATAACACTCAAAGGAAAACAAGATGAGAATTGGTTCCACCTGTTGGCCCCAATCATTGGTCAGTGGAACAATCAAGCAGAGTTTAGGGTCGACGTTTATCCTCGACAGGAGGGCCTACTGGGTTATAACTCGGACTACATGGTGTGGTATAGGCGTAAAACAAAGATATTTGTCGAcccaaacaatgcaaacacAACTGCATTG GGTGAAGTTGTGGAGACTTTACAAtatatggtgtcaccacaagggAGGAACACGTGGACGGTTGATGATCTTGTGCCTTACGTCGATAAGTTAGCGATTATATctgaagagcaagagagaatcactgagccagtgtcacatggtccagcatcagAGCGTGAATTCCCAGCCCCAGAGTTTCACAttcttcagtcaagtgttgaaactcgggGCATAGGCAGACGAAGGGAGCCTGTTGAAGCCGAAcaatattcccaacaaatgaTGGAGCGTggtcatggaatgtattacacgccagcAACATTTTCCGAATATCCttcacagatgtatcagtatccttttgCAGGTCATCATACTGATACTTCTGAGACCTCACATTCGTtcggtggtgttgcggaaacacaacctcatttttcatggcccactATGACTCCTTCATAG